GGAGGAGGGaagagcagagagagagagagagagagagaggtttatTCGTTGAATGGCAGCTCCCAATAGATTCTAGCGAGCGAGAGAACGAAAAAATGACGACGCAAGAATGAATGAGAGAGATAAATAGCGAGATGTCGCACGAAACAGCTCcacctaataaaataaataaaaccttaaaaactttatttacataaacttgataaaataaaattacgttctcttaatctaattggattttcttttaagacaacagtaaataaataaaaattacagtaAAATAATTCATCACTAGTTGATTTTTATTACATTTCTGCTCAGAATAAAGATATATATgtcaaaagaaatatttttggtATGAGTTTCAAACAGCTTTTTAATAGGAAAAAGCTTAATCTTGGTTAGAGTCAAGATTATGAAGTTTTGAAAAATCCAGTGAGCTTACGTGGTCCGATCCAATTCCATGTTTAAAGTTAGCTAATctaaaatatcattattttagttgtgcacaaaaaaaatcgttattttagtaatattacAAAGGAGTTATTAATAGCCATGGGACGGATTCGCCGGATCCTTAAAATTCCTATCCAGATCCGGATTCGGGCTCTCTAGATATCTGGACTAAAATTCGAAtatccgcggatatccggattaaaaattaaaaattaaattaaaaactacctaattaaaatgatttatttaatttatttagcctattaacttttttaaatgaaaaattattgaaattgaataaaatttaaaaaaatcattattttatataaaaattatatatagtatatatatatatataattatattttaaataaatagtaagttcggatctggatccggatatccaggCCTAAAATTTTACTATTCGGATCCGTAAAATCAAGATCTGGATCCGAACCCCCCGGATATCCGTATTTTCGGATTGGATCGGAGCAAATCTCAGATCGGATAACGTCCCAGGCCTAGGAGTTAGTAGGCTTTGTGATAACTAATAAGTTGTTAATCTTAGTCcgtttttgttttgtctaaTTAGTTTTCTTCCTTCGAATATCTAACGACACTGATGTGACAATAACaggaagagaaaagaggaaAAAACATCCTCCTACACATTCAACTTTTTAATTCTGTTATCTACCATACCAGGTAACAAGTCTGAACCATGCCTTTTGCCTACATAATAATAGGTTAAAACCTAGTTAATTTTTTTCAGGTTTATACAATCAAAACACGGCACTGTTTTTACTTTCCACTTCTCTCTCTGATCTCTGAAATTATTAACCCTTCACCTAAATCACCTCTCTTCTACTCTAACATGTCCCCCTTACTGACGCCAATGACCGTTACTAGTAGACGGAGGAGTCGATGTTTTAAAAGTTTCCCCAGAATAACCACCGCCTCGTGACACTATAGATCGCCGGAGCTGGAACCGGAACACAACAGAGAGGCTTTTCACCAAACCTTGACTATCCTCCACAACCAAAACGTTCCCTTGCATGAACTGTCACAAAACAAGGAAGAGCccattaacatattttataacataaaaaaaaaacataaatgtcTAACCTTAGTGCTGCTGCTACTACTACTACTCTCTTCGCCTTCTGCAGCTACGTCAAATCCAAACTTAACTTCAACGTATTCTTTGGAATAGCATTGTCGCCAAGCCGCTTCTTGGCTCTCTTTCACAACCTCTGAGCTTCCTCGTTCCGGCACAACCTTGAAACTCACATTCCCTTTGATCTTCCGGTTCATTACACCTCCTAGCATATGCAACACCACTTGTAACACCTTCCTAGCATCGCCCATGACGCAATCAGGCAATGCTCTATCAACATCCGTCGAGAAACCAAACCCGTTCCCCAAACACAAACACCTCGCCAAGCATGCCGTTTCCTTCACAACCGAACGCAAACTAAAACAATGCGTCCCACTAGTCACATCCCCAGCATTGTTCACAAGGTGTAACAGTAGCTCGCTGGTTCTCCCCATAGCATCAACGATAACCTTTTGCGTCTCCGGTAACGACACCCCGTCCTGCGTTATCAAAGGAAGCAGCTCGAGGATAGACCTCACGGGACGCCTCATCGCGTCCCCCATCATCTCCTCGAATGCAGCTTTGGCTTGGTTAGCTCTCATCGCGTTCTCCCTCGCCACCTGAAGCGCACGGTTCTGCTCCGTGAGCTTCTCCCTCATGAGCTGAGACTCCTCGAGGATCACGGCGTGAGAGATCGCGACCGCGACTTGATCAGCCACGACCTTAACGATCTCCAGCTCCTGGTAGCTCCAGCTCCGCCTCAGAGGAAGCACACAGACCAAGATGGCGTAGCACATGTGGATAGCCTCGGGGGTCCCGCCTTTGAAGTTGCAGACCCGAAGCATCGGGACTCTGATCCCGACCGTCTGGCCTGGCTTGCCTCGGGTAGTAACCGAGGCAAGCGCAGAGCCAGCACTCAGCATATTCACCTCCACACTTCTCTTAATCCTCACAACATCAGACTCAGTGATCGGTATCGAAAACCCACCAGGCCCACCACCAGGCCCACGACCCACATTCTCACCGTTCAACTCGTGCGTGAGATTCATCTCCGTCTTGATCTCATTAGGGATCCAAACCGCGCAGTTCTTGAGCCCCAGAGTCTTCGACAACTCCACAAGCGTCGTGTAGAGTATCGTGTGCCGATCCAAAGACGTCCTTATCTTAGTAGTGAGCATACGCACGTGCAGACTAGTCTCGGTCTGTTTCATTATAAGCCCAACCTCACGGTTAAGTTCTCTCGTCTTCTTACTCAGCATAAACTCACGAACCTTTGCTTTGAGAAGCAACGGCAAGAGAGTGACAAGCGAGATGGCCGTGAGGAAAGAGACGATCGCAGTCAGCATCTTGAAGACGGTGGCGGCCGTCATGACCCAAGGGTAGTGGGGCCCGTAGGTGAAGCCGGAGAGCAAATGGGACATGCCGCAGAGGACGATGAAGGCTATGAACTCGCAGACGACCCAGATGTAAGGCGAAGAGACGTTGGTGCGGCTCACGAAGTAGAGAAGCTCGATGGGGATGGAGAAGTAGGCGACGGCGATTAGAAAGTCGCCGACTTTTTGAGATTCGAGGATTCCTTCGTAGCTGAAGTAGCTGTCTTCGTCGTCGCAGTTGCATATCGATAAGCCGCCGTCGTTATCTTCGCCGGCGACGGAGCCgattatgaagaagaagatcaacaatAGACCGTgaactaacaatgtgtttaacaTCATTACTCTTCCTGAGATAAATAATTATAGTTAATTATTCGAGGTTGAAAATCAAAATCAGACAAAAGTACAACGCTTGTTCGAGGTAAGTAAAAGTTAATTGAAACGTTATATATAACCCATTACCAAGTACCAACCAATTTCTTTTACTTTCACcaaccagtttttttttttttactttcactcaaaaaaaaatatgaaattatgaaCAAGAACAATAGTTAACAACAGAGCCAGAATCAGATGAGAAATAGCGACAATTCTCTAAATTTCATCTTGCATTTCAGAAACTGTTACCTGCAACTGCCAGTAGTCAGACAAAATCTCTTTTACCCGGAGAATGTAAATCGTCACGAAGAAAAAGCTTATCTCTTTCTTTGATTCTATCCTTCCCTCTCTATCTCCCAAAACT
The window above is part of the Brassica napus cultivar Da-Ae chromosome C8, Da-Ae, whole genome shotgun sequence genome. Proteins encoded here:
- the LOC106424221 gene encoding ethylene response sensor 2 codes for the protein MMLNTLLVHGLLLIFFFIIGSVAGEDNDGGLSICNCDDEDSYFSYEGILESQKVGDFLIAVAYFSIPIELLYFVSRTNVSSPYIWVVCEFIAFIVLCGMSHLLSGFTYGPHYPWVMTAATVFKMLTAIVSFLTAISLVTLLPLLLKAKVREFMLSKKTRELNREVGLIMKQTETSLHVRMLTTKIRTSLDRHTILYTTLVELSKTLGLKNCAVWIPNEIKTEMNLTHELNGENVGRGPGGGPGGFSIPITESDVVRIKRSVEVNMLSAGSALASVTTRGKPGQTVGIRVPMLRVCNFKGGTPEAIHMCYAILVCVLPLRRSWSYQELEIVKVVADQVAVAISHAVILEESQLMREKLTEQNRALQVARENAMRANQAKAAFEEMMGDAMRRPVRSILELLPLITQDGVSLPETQKVIVDAMGRTSELLLHLVNNAGDVTSGTHCFSLRSVVKETACLARCLCLGNGFGFSTDVDRALPDCVMGDARKVLQVVLHMLGGVMNRKIKGNVSFKVVPERGSSEVVKESQEAAWRQCYSKEYVEVKFGFDVAAEGEESSSSSSSTKFMQGNVLVVEDSQGLVKSLSVVFRFQLRRSIVSRGGGYSGETFKTSTPPSTSNGHWRQ